A single genomic interval of Desulfatiglans anilini DSM 4660 harbors:
- a CDS encoding SDR family oxidoreductase, protein MSDRTKGAVLITGASSGIGKACALLFSGKGYPVYAGVRTREAEVRLGRETKGSVEPILLDVTCRDHIERVARLVEKSAGHPHGIRAVVNNAGIVLGGPLEYLPLQHLRRILEVNVLGQIAIIQVFLPMLRRTGGRIVNIGSPSGFLAPPLLGPYAASKFALEAATDALRREVDASGVQVSLIEPGAVETGVWDKSMKEAERWEEGLPREAKERYSSRMQNVWALMSHLREKAMPPENVAQVVLRAVESRRPKPRYLVGMDAWLQCLLARFCPVFLTDRLLDGWMFSRSWK, encoded by the coding sequence GTGTCTGACCGCACGAAAGGGGCCGTTCTGATAACCGGCGCATCCAGCGGCATTGGCAAAGCGTGCGCCTTGCTTTTTAGCGGGAAGGGCTATCCGGTTTATGCCGGGGTTAGAACCCGGGAAGCGGAGGTGCGTCTTGGGAGAGAGACGAAAGGTTCGGTCGAACCGATTCTTTTGGATGTTACGTGCCGAGACCACATCGAGCGCGTGGCAAGGCTGGTGGAAAAGTCCGCCGGGCATCCGCACGGAATCAGGGCGGTGGTGAATAATGCCGGAATCGTACTGGGTGGGCCGCTCGAATACCTGCCGCTGCAGCATTTGAGGCGGATCCTGGAGGTCAATGTGTTGGGACAGATCGCGATCATCCAGGTCTTCTTGCCGATGCTGCGCCGGACAGGTGGTCGCATCGTGAATATCGGATCGCCGAGCGGTTTTCTGGCACCGCCTCTTCTCGGCCCCTACGCAGCTTCCAAGTTTGCCTTGGAGGCTGCGACGGATGCCCTTCGACGTGAAGTCGATGCCTCGGGAGTTCAGGTTTCCCTCATAGAACCCGGGGCCGTTGAGACGGGTGTTTGGGATAAGTCCATGAAGGAGGCCGAACGCTGGGAGGAAGGCCTTCCCAGGGAGGCCAAAGAGCGCTATTCGAGCAGGATGCAGAACGTTTGGGCCCTTATGTCCCATCTGCGCGAAAAGGCCATGCCTCCGGAGAATGTGGCGCAGGTCGTGCTGCGGGCCGTTGAGTCCAGACGTCCGAAACCGCGCTATCTTGTGGGTATGGACGCCTGGC
- a CDS encoding enoyl-ACP reductase FabI has translation MGLLDGKRALVSGVTNRTSIAWGIAEALHRQGARIALTCLEGNLRRVRKLGPLVQAEGILPCDVRNEEEVEELFTRVGELYQGRLDILVHSLAYADFADLGEAFLQLRREGWHTAIDVSAYSFVSMTRQAFPLMKASGGGSIMTLTYAGGEVVAPGYNVMAVAKAALEISVLYLAYELGPEKIRVNALSPGPIATPSAVVVEDFAAALHRYEIRSPLLRAITLEDIGGTAVYLASELSSGVTGTILKVDGGMHCVAPFADVHKAVRRSEKEEQGV, from the coding sequence ATGGGTTTATTGGATGGCAAGCGTGCCCTTGTGTCTGGGGTTACCAACCGCACCAGTATTGCATGGGGGATTGCGGAGGCTTTGCATCGGCAGGGGGCAAGGATTGCACTGACGTGCCTCGAGGGGAACCTGCGAAGAGTCAGGAAGCTTGGTCCGCTCGTGCAGGCGGAGGGGATTCTTCCGTGCGACGTCCGAAACGAGGAAGAGGTCGAGGAGCTTTTTACCAGGGTTGGTGAGCTTTATCAGGGAAGACTCGATATCCTGGTTCACTCGCTGGCCTATGCTGATTTTGCCGATCTGGGTGAAGCGTTCCTTCAGTTGAGGCGTGAAGGCTGGCACACCGCCATCGATGTCAGCGCCTACTCCTTTGTGTCGATGACCCGCCAAGCCTTCCCATTGATGAAAGCCTCCGGGGGCGGGTCTATCATGACCCTGACCTATGCAGGCGGAGAGGTGGTGGCACCCGGCTACAATGTGATGGCTGTGGCCAAGGCCGCTTTGGAGATAAGTGTTCTCTATCTGGCGTATGAACTGGGTCCCGAAAAAATCCGCGTCAACGCCCTATCGCCTGGCCCCATTGCCACGCCTTCGGCGGTGGTCGTCGAGGATTTTGCCGCAGCCCTGCATCGCTATGAGATAAGGTCGCCGCTCCTGCGCGCCATTACGCTCGAGGACATCGGCGGAACCGCGGTCTATTTGGCCTCGGAACTGTCGAGCGGGGTTACCGGAACGATTTTGAAAGTGGACGGGGGGATGCATTGTGTCGCCCCCTTTGCGGATGTCCACAAGGCCGTCAGAAGATCGGAAAAAGAGGAACAAGGTGTCTGA
- a CDS encoding formyltransferase family protein, giving the protein MVLTPIFDPGKAGRPMGVAAFMSGSGTNIRRLLEYEKRLHEKEGSSPYHVVFVFSDRSDGSAAGEKIAREHALPYVSYDIRAYYSSRGGRRTVRTSEGLALRQAYDQVARRLVTAFEVDLIALGGYMSFITLSGCVNVHPADLSILDGEGCRKYVGDDAVRDAILGGETHLRASTLWTDQGVDSGPLLMVSDPLPVELPVPLEVLRKDPALLGRVAKAHQERLKEIGDWRIFPRTIELIARGRFSFDHAGGVYLDGMPVPAGFRE; this is encoded by the coding sequence GGTTCGGGGACGAACATACGCCGCCTTCTCGAGTACGAAAAGCGACTGCACGAAAAAGAGGGAAGTTCGCCTTACCATGTAGTCTTTGTTTTCAGTGATCGTTCCGACGGGTCTGCAGCGGGGGAGAAAATTGCCCGGGAGCATGCGTTACCCTATGTGAGCTACGATATTCGTGCCTACTATTCCTCGAGGGGAGGGCGCCGCACCGTCCGGACCTCGGAAGGGCTGGCCCTGAGACAGGCCTATGATCAGGTGGCAAGAAGACTCGTGACCGCCTTTGAGGTCGATTTGATCGCGCTTGGAGGCTACATGAGCTTTATCACCTTAAGCGGATGTGTCAATGTCCATCCAGCGGACCTTTCCATTTTGGACGGTGAGGGTTGCCGGAAGTATGTAGGAGACGATGCCGTTCGTGATGCCATCCTGGGAGGTGAGACGCATCTGAGGGCGTCCACCCTGTGGACTGATCAAGGGGTGGACAGTGGGCCGCTTCTCATGGTTTCGGATCCGTTGCCGGTGGAACTGCCTGTACCTCTGGAGGTCCTCAGAAAAGATCCTGCTTTGCTCGGTCGAGTCGCAAAAGCGCATCAGGAGCGGTTGAAAGAGATCGGTGATTGGAGGATTTTCCCTCGCACCATCGAGTTGATTGCCCGTGGGCGGTTCAGCTTCGATCATGCCGGGGGGGTGTATCTGGACGGAATGCCGGTGCCCGCGGGTTTCCGGGAATAG